A single genomic interval of candidate division WOR-3 bacterium harbors:
- a CDS encoding V-type ATP synthase subunit K, translated as MVDPFGLAMALLGCVAAVLPAGIGSAMGIRLVAEVANGVMAEDPKKFGNLFILVALPGTQGFYGFLGAFLAMMKLGILGQLAPITMGQGLQMFAACLPVGIAGWLTAIWQGKVCAAGAELVAKRPAESTKAVIFGALVETYAVLGLLATIFLQMGVKLG; from the coding sequence ATGGTTGATCCGTTTGGTCTGGCAATGGCATTGTTAGGTTGTGTCGCTGCGGTTTTGCCAGCCGGTATCGGTTCAGCAATGGGTATCAGGCTGGTTGCTGAAGTCGCAAATGGGGTTATGGCGGAAGACCCGAAAAAGTTCGGCAATCTATTTATCCTTGTGGCTCTTCCCGGTACTCAGGGTTTTTACGGATTTTTGGGCGCATTCCTGGCGATGATGAAACTTGGCATTCTTGGACAACTGGCGCCGATTACGATGGGTCAGGGTCTTCAGATGTTTGCCGCCTGTTTGCCGGTTGGTATTGCCGGTTGGCTTACCGCGATATGGCAGGGGAAAGTTTGTGCCGCAGGAGCGGAACTGGTGGCGAAGCGTCCGGCAGAATCGACCAAAGCGGTGATTTTTGGGGCGCTTGTTGAGACCTACGCCGTGCTTGGCTTACTGGCAACGATATTCTTACAGATGGGTGTAAAGCTGGGTTAA
- the rfbD gene encoding dTDP-4-dehydrorhamnose reductase, with translation MRCLVTGARGLLGKYLVKYLYSQQNEVVQWDLPENDVTLVEQVINGLHSLDPDVVFHLAAWTDVDGCEENPARAMAVNFQGTWAVALGTAEIDAKLVYISTDYVFDGNTKRAYRESDRPNPLSVYGRSKMMGEQAVRRNSRRWFIVRTSWLFGSGGRNFVDTIRQKCAVEAEIKVVADQVGSPTYARDLCEPLLELARSEHYGIYHLTNSGFCSWFEFAKEIVRLSKSNCAVIPITSEESGRCALRPRFSVLENRNYHHRFGRVLRPWQEALKDYFDEISST, from the coding sequence GTGCGCTGTCTTGTAACTGGGGCACGGGGGCTTCTGGGGAAGTATTTAGTCAAATACTTGTACAGTCAACAGAACGAGGTTGTTCAATGGGACTTGCCGGAAAATGATGTTACCCTGGTGGAACAGGTTATCAATGGGCTGCACTCATTAGACCCGGATGTGGTCTTTCACCTTGCCGCATGGACTGATGTCGATGGTTGTGAGGAAAATCCTGCCCGGGCAATGGCGGTTAACTTTCAAGGAACCTGGGCGGTAGCTCTGGGTACCGCGGAAATAGACGCTAAACTGGTTTACATCTCAACGGATTATGTGTTTGATGGCAACACGAAAAGGGCGTATCGAGAGTCAGACCGTCCCAATCCATTGTCGGTTTATGGCCGGTCTAAGATGATGGGTGAACAGGCGGTAAGGCGCAATAGCCGCAGATGGTTTATCGTAAGGACAAGCTGGCTCTTTGGAAGCGGGGGGAGAAATTTTGTTGATACCATCCGGCAGAAGTGCGCGGTGGAGGCGGAGATTAAAGTGGTAGCAGACCAAGTTGGTTCTCCAACTTATGCTCGGGATTTGTGCGAACCACTTTTAGAACTTGCCCGTAGCGAGCATTATGGCATATACCATCTGACAAATTCGGGATTTTGTTCATGGTTTGAGTTTGCTAAAGAAATTGTTCGCCTTTCTAAAAGTAATTGCGCAGTAATCCCGATTACATCTGAAGAAAGTGGCCGTTGCGCATTACGTCCTCGATTTTCAGTTCTGGAGAACAGAAACTACCACCACCGGTTTGGCAGAGTTTTAAGGCCCTGGCAGGAGGCACTCAAGGACTATTTTGATGAGATATCGTCAACCTAA
- a CDS encoding NUDIX hydrolase: MRYRQPKLAVDCIILLGKRIVLIERLNEPKGWALPGGFVNYGETVEEAVQREVKEETGLSLSGLRQFRVYSAPDRDPRGHCVSVVFVARGRGKLKAGDDARSYKLVALDKATKENLVFDHQQIITDYLKSLRKT, translated from the coding sequence ATGAGATATCGTCAACCTAAATTAGCCGTTGACTGCATTATTTTGTTGGGTAAACGTATTGTGCTGATTGAACGTTTGAACGAGCCTAAGGGTTGGGCACTGCCGGGCGGTTTTGTGAATTATGGAGAAACAGTGGAAGAAGCGGTGCAACGCGAGGTAAAAGAAGAAACCGGTTTATCTCTGAGCGGGTTGCGTCAGTTTCGCGTGTATTCAGCGCCGGACCGCGACCCGCGCGGGCATTGCGTTTCGGTTGTATTTGTGGCTCGAGGCCGGGGTAAGTTGAAGGCAGGAGACGATGCCCGGTCCTATAAACTTGTTGCACTGGATAAGGCGACGAAGGAAAATCTCGTTTTTGACCACCAACAGATTATCACCGATTACTTGAAATCTTTAAGAAAAACCTGA
- a CDS encoding methylaspartate mutase, producing the protein MKKSTFEKEKITRILATDCGSTTTKAILIEKRGTEYRLIVRGEAPTTVEAPFEDVTKGVLNSVMEVEELSGVKLVRGDEIYKPKSSEKEGTDIYISTSSAGGGLQMMVAGVVLTMTGESAARAALGAGAIVMDVIASNDGRLPHEKIERIRTLRPDMILLSGGVDGGTISHVVELAELIAAADPKPRFGIGYNLPVIYAGNRDARELVLKTLKDKTSLVIVENIRPVLERENLGPARHKIHDLFMEHVMAHAPGYKKLMEWTDVPIMPTPGAVGLLIENIGKTQNIAVLGVDIGGATTDVFSVFQGIFNRTVSANLGMSYSVSNVLVEAGEENIIRWLPLEIPPNEVRNRIRNKMIRPTTIPSTLEDLKLEQAIAREALRLALEHHKSMAVGLKGIQQERTISDAFAQARTGETLVNMMELNLVVGSGGALSHAPRRAQAAMMLLDAFQPEGVTRLTVDSIFMMPHLGVLTEVHPEAAQEVFEKDCLIHLGTSIAPAGQGKEGRPCVHVKIVRSNGEEMEARVNFGDIKCLPLPVGETARAIITPERGFDVGAGSGKTYESQVEGGISGVIIDARGRPLTLPADDRTRRETLAKWATQLNAYPF; encoded by the coding sequence ATGAAGAAATCAACATTTGAAAAAGAAAAAATAACCCGTATTCTTGCCACAGACTGTGGCTCGACAACAACTAAGGCAATCCTGATTGAAAAACGTGGGACTGAATACCGACTCATCGTTCGCGGTGAAGCACCCACTACCGTTGAAGCACCATTTGAAGATGTAACCAAAGGGGTACTCAATTCGGTAATGGAGGTCGAAGAACTGTCCGGGGTCAAACTCGTGCGCGGCGATGAAATTTATAAGCCCAAATCGAGTGAAAAAGAGGGTACTGACATTTATATTTCTACCTCATCGGCTGGCGGTGGCTTGCAGATGATGGTTGCCGGAGTGGTCTTAACGATGACCGGAGAAAGCGCTGCCCGTGCTGCCTTAGGTGCTGGTGCCATTGTTATGGATGTCATTGCATCTAACGATGGCCGCCTTCCGCACGAAAAGATTGAGCGAATTCGAACCCTGCGGCCTGATATGATTCTCTTGTCTGGTGGAGTCGATGGTGGTACAATTTCCCATGTTGTTGAGCTGGCGGAACTAATCGCCGCGGCTGACCCAAAGCCACGCTTCGGCATCGGCTACAATCTACCGGTGATATATGCCGGGAACCGCGATGCCCGGGAATTGGTATTAAAAACCTTAAAAGATAAAACCAGTTTAGTGATTGTCGAAAACATCCGGCCGGTTCTGGAGCGGGAAAATCTCGGACCAGCGCGCCACAAAATTCATGACCTCTTTATGGAACATGTAATGGCACACGCTCCGGGATACAAAAAATTAATGGAATGGACCGATGTTCCGATTATGCCCACACCCGGTGCGGTTGGACTGCTAATTGAAAACATCGGCAAAACCCAGAACATCGCGGTTCTCGGAGTCGACATCGGCGGCGCCACAACCGATGTTTTCAGTGTATTCCAGGGTATTTTCAACCGTACCGTTTCCGCAAACCTTGGTATGTCGTATTCGGTCTCCAATGTTTTGGTCGAAGCGGGAGAAGAGAATATCATTCGCTGGCTACCATTAGAAATTCCGCCCAACGAAGTGCGCAATCGTATCCGTAACAAAATGATTCGTCCGACCACTATCCCATCGACTCTTGAAGACCTGAAACTGGAACAGGCAATTGCCCGGGAAGCGCTCCGCTTGGCACTGGAACATCACAAATCAATGGCGGTCGGGTTAAAAGGTATTCAGCAGGAACGTACAATTTCTGATGCCTTTGCTCAGGCTCGAACGGGCGAAACCCTCGTAAATATGATGGAACTAAACCTTGTTGTCGGTTCGGGCGGTGCGCTCTCTCATGCACCGCGACGGGCACAAGCCGCAATGATGCTCCTTGACGCCTTCCAGCCTGAAGGAGTAACCCGGCTCACGGTTGATTCAATCTTTATGATGCCTCACCTTGGCGTCCTTACTGAAGTTCACCCGGAAGCCGCCCAGGAGGTGTTCGAAAAAGACTGCCTGATTCATCTGGGCACCAGCATTGCTCCCGCCGGACAGGGCAAAGAGGGACGTCCCTGTGTTCATGTAAAGATAGTAAGGTCGAATGGTGAAGAGATGGAAGCACGGGTAAACTTTGGCGATATAAAGTGCCTGCCGCTACCGGTAGGAGAAACTGCTCGAGCAATCATAACGCCCGAACGAGGGTTTGATGTTGGTGCTGGTTCAGGAAAAACCTACGAATCCCAGGTTGAAGGTGGCATTTCTGGAGTTATTATCGATGCCCGGGGACGACCGTTAACTTTACCTGCGGATGACCGGACTCGACGAGAAACTTTGGCAAAATGGGCAACACAGCTTAACGCTTACCCATTTTAA
- the gcvPB gene encoding aminomethyl-transferring glycine dehydrogenase subunit GcvPB: protein MKNEKLIFDYSKKGRRAWSLPELDVPEVDLAKLFGEEYRTDNRLPEVSEVDLVRHFTRLSILNHHVDKGFYPLGSCTMKYNPKVNEQTARLPGFTNLHPHENEELVQGALQLMYELGEYLKELTGFDAITLEPAAGAQGELTGILMVRKYFEKRGENRTVVLIPDSAHGTNPASVTLSGFQAVQIKSTPEGLIDIAELKRACSDCVACLMVTNPNTLGMFEKDIKEICEVMHSYGALVYLDGANLNAYVGIHRPGDAGFDVMHINLHKTFSTPHGGGGPGSGPVAVKKHLEPFLPKPVIKFQDGKYLFDYNRPDSIGRVLAFQGQFAVLVKAYTYIRMLGAEGLKDVAECAVLNANYIRKELEGVYDLPYQRRSLHEVVFSGTNLKQFGVRTLDVAKRLLDFRLHAPTVYFPLIVPEALMIEPTETESIESLDEFIAAMKAIALEAQTKPENLTGAPWTTPVRRLDEAKASRQLDVNFQG from the coding sequence ATGAAGAACGAAAAACTGATCTTTGACTATTCAAAAAAGGGACGTAGGGCTTGGTCTCTTCCCGAACTTGATGTCCCGGAAGTTGATTTAGCGAAACTGTTCGGCGAAGAATATCGCACCGACAATCGTCTGCCCGAAGTTAGTGAAGTTGACCTTGTTCGTCATTTCACCCGGCTCTCAATTTTAAATCACCATGTTGACAAAGGTTTTTACCCCCTTGGTTCCTGCACTATGAAGTACAACCCCAAGGTCAACGAACAGACCGCAAGACTACCCGGATTCACCAACTTGCACCCCCATGAGAACGAAGAACTGGTACAAGGTGCCCTCCAATTGATGTACGAACTGGGCGAATATTTAAAAGAACTGACCGGCTTTGACGCCATAACACTGGAACCCGCTGCGGGTGCTCAAGGAGAACTCACCGGAATTTTGATGGTGCGCAAGTACTTTGAGAAAAGGGGTGAAAATCGAACTGTTGTCCTGATTCCAGATTCAGCCCATGGCACCAACCCGGCTTCCGTAACGCTCTCTGGATTCCAGGCCGTTCAAATCAAATCAACACCCGAAGGACTGATTGACATCGCGGAACTAAAACGTGCCTGCTCAGACTGCGTTGCCTGTTTGATGGTCACCAACCCCAATACCCTGGGGATGTTTGAAAAAGATATCAAAGAGATTTGCGAAGTTATGCACAGTTACGGCGCCCTCGTTTACCTCGATGGCGCCAACCTCAACGCCTATGTCGGCATCCATCGTCCCGGCGACGCCGGATTTGATGTGATGCACATCAACCTCCATAAAACATTTTCAACCCCACACGGCGGTGGTGGTCCTGGTTCTGGTCCCGTAGCAGTAAAAAAACACCTTGAGCCCTTCCTGCCTAAACCGGTCATTAAGTTCCAGGATGGAAAATACCTGTTCGATTACAACCGACCCGATTCTATCGGCCGAGTACTTGCCTTCCAGGGACAATTTGCGGTGCTTGTCAAAGCTTATACTTACATTAGGATGCTGGGTGCCGAAGGGTTAAAAGATGTTGCCGAATGTGCCGTTCTAAATGCCAATTACATCCGCAAAGAGTTAGAAGGTGTTTATGACCTCCCCTATCAAAGGCGTTCTTTGCACGAGGTCGTATTTTCCGGCACCAATCTTAAACAGTTTGGAGTCAGAACCCTTGATGTTGCAAAACGTTTACTGGATTTTAGACTGCATGCTCCAACCGTGTATTTCCCATTAATCGTTCCTGAGGCGTTGATGATTGAACCCACAGAAACTGAATCAATCGAATCTTTAGACGAGTTCATTGCCGCGATGAAGGCAATCGCCCTTGAAGCTCAAACTAAACCAGAAAATTTGACCGGCGCACCCTGGACAACACCGGTACGGCGCCTGGATGAAGCCAAAGCCTCGCGGCAATTAGATGTCAACTTTCAAGGCTGA
- the gcvPA gene encoding aminomethyl-transferring glycine dehydrogenase subunit GcvPA encodes MKFTPHTPEDIQYLLQKIGVKDVASLFDSIPEELKLRNPLNLPPAFSELEASVELKRLADKNLGTDRLICFAGGGAYDHYIPPVIDAIISRPEFYTAYTPYQAEVSQGTLQVIYEFQSLICRLFEMEVANASMYDCASALAETVHMARDITSRHKILISGTINPRYREVVATYATGLNVPIQTLPYTADLTTDLKALNDAIDNDTAAVLIQHPNFFGYLEPVREIVQTAHEKGALFVCAVDPISLGIITPPGAYNADIAVAEGQCLGIPLYFGGPYLGIFTAQKKYIRHMPGRIAARTTDITGKIGYVLALQTREQHIRRERATSNICTNQALCALIATIYLTWAGREGIKEIAKQCCAKTHYIADAIKHIPGFTLLSDRKFVREFTVKTPVPAREIVKSGIESGILSGVDLGNFNPEWNHWLLITATEKRTRAELDRYIDFLKTFSA; translated from the coding sequence ATGAAGTTCACTCCTCACACTCCAGAAGACATCCAGTACCTCTTACAGAAAATCGGAGTAAAAGATGTTGCCTCACTCTTTGACTCCATTCCTGAAGAACTGAAACTCCGAAACCCTCTTAATCTTCCCCCGGCGTTCTCTGAATTGGAGGCGTCAGTCGAACTCAAACGCCTCGCCGATAAAAATCTTGGCACCGACCGACTCATCTGTTTTGCTGGCGGCGGCGCCTATGACCATTATATCCCTCCTGTAATTGACGCCATTATCTCCCGACCCGAGTTCTATACCGCCTATACCCCTTATCAAGCCGAAGTCAGCCAAGGCACTCTGCAGGTGATATACGAATTTCAGTCGCTTATCTGTCGGCTGTTTGAAATGGAGGTCGCCAACGCATCAATGTACGACTGCGCCTCAGCCCTTGCCGAAACGGTCCATATGGCACGGGACATTACCAGCCGCCACAAAATCCTCATCTCGGGTACCATCAACCCCCGTTACCGCGAAGTCGTTGCCACCTATGCCACCGGTTTAAATGTCCCGATTCAAACCCTGCCCTACACCGCTGATCTCACCACGGACCTCAAAGCGCTTAATGACGCCATTGATAACGACACTGCGGCGGTACTAATCCAGCACCCAAACTTCTTTGGATACCTTGAACCGGTTCGCGAGATTGTTCAGACCGCCCATGAAAAAGGCGCCCTTTTCGTTTGCGCTGTTGACCCAATCAGTCTCGGCATCATTACGCCGCCCGGTGCCTATAATGCCGACATTGCCGTTGCCGAAGGCCAGTGTTTAGGAATCCCTTTGTATTTCGGTGGACCTTATCTGGGAATCTTCACTGCCCAGAAGAAATACATTCGTCATATGCCCGGTCGAATTGCGGCAAGAACGACCGATATTACCGGAAAAATTGGTTATGTTCTGGCGCTGCAGACCCGGGAACAACACATCCGCCGGGAACGTGCCACCTCTAACATCTGCACGAACCAGGCGTTGTGTGCTCTAATCGCCACCATTTATCTAACCTGGGCAGGGCGTGAAGGGATTAAAGAAATCGCAAAACAGTGCTGTGCCAAAACTCACTACATCGCCGACGCCATCAAACACATACCTGGTTTTACGCTCTTGAGTGACCGGAAGTTTGTCCGGGAATTTACTGTCAAAACGCCGGTTCCTGCCCGGGAGATTGTAAAATCGGGCATCGAATCTGGCATACTATCCGGTGTTGACCTGGGAAATTTCAACCCCGAATGGAACCACTGGCTTTTAATAACCGCAACGGAAAAACGCACCAGGGCGGAACTTGACCGTTACATTGATTTCCTTAAAACTTTTAGTGCATAA
- the gcvH gene encoding glycine cleavage system protein GcvH, which produces MSSIPADLKYTKTHEWVRVEGDIATIGITDFAQKELSDIVYVEITALGKTVKQTETIGFIEAVKATSDIYAPVSGEVIEANAQINKKEGDAPAMVNRDPYGMGWLCKIKISNPAELSTLLDQEAYTNLVQRSQHH; this is translated from the coding sequence ATGTCATCTATTCCGGCTGATTTGAAATACACCAAAACCCACGAGTGGGTCCGGGTAGAAGGCGATATCGCCACCATCGGTATCACCGATTTTGCCCAGAAGGAACTGTCCGACATTGTTTATGTAGAAATCACCGCTTTGGGCAAAACGGTAAAACAAACCGAGACTATCGGTTTTATTGAAGCGGTCAAAGCAACTTCCGACATCTATGCCCCAGTATCTGGAGAGGTAATTGAAGCCAACGCCCAGATTAACAAAAAGGAAGGTGATGCGCCGGCAATGGTTAACCGTGACCCTTATGGCATGGGATGGTTGTGCAAGATAAAAATCTCCAACCCTGCCGAGCTGTCAACACTTCTCGACCAAGAGGCGTACACCAATCTTGTTCAAAGGTCGCAACACCATTAA